The genomic region aaaaatcctcgaggcatatcagaagacgacttgattcatgtcggcatgctagagagacgggtgtaataaccgtagattacatcaagtctgaaaggaaccttgctgatcctttcaccaaagggctggctcaaaagccaatccaagcagcgtgcatgggaatgggactcgtaccctgttagcggtttcaactgcggataactgtcctgtgtgaccggagatcccgagatccaggctccaggaaacgaagcactgtggaaccaagagcacaaaagataaagagtctcatgagctgctgtgctctgactgtatggcaggttgagcgatatgctcttaatgaagtcaatgctataagcagggaaattgtcctacagaatttccttaacgatttcacctatatgagctgactgtggggtcgcagtccaggagagaatggggttttctctctagtgagctcatgaatagatattaaagggcatgaccgtaacgccctgccccgtaagagaagcagataatctgcctagtactatgtgccttttgtgcgaagattctcacactagggtttgtggatcaaggcgtagtcctccgcttactcgtgcagggttggagtacactgggataggctttggttcaaacctaacaagtacctctgccgaaaagtagtatataaacagtacgggagctcaatgacattgatcagaaaataagagtgaaaatggtggggattgctGTCCATTTAAGAGATTTTCACTTTATTAAAACAAAAAAGGGGAAAGGGAGGCCAGCCGGGTGGGCCGCTACCAGGCTTTTTGGCCGAGCTAGCCCACCGGCTAGCACGTTTCCTAGGGCACGACTAATGCCATGCCAGAGGACGGAGAGGATAGGAGGCAGTGCGTGTGGCGGCGCTCAGGAGAGCAGTTTTGCTCTGGCCGAAATTGATGCCGCCCGTTGTCCAACCTCCTGCAGTTCGGCTCTTGAAATATGGAGTCTTTCTCCCTGCGCTTGAGCTCGCAGAGACGCAAGTTTCTCTGTTCTTCTTCCCCTCTCAGTTACAGTCGCGATTTGGAGCGATTTGTTCGTTCCTGGTGTTCTTGTGGTGATTCTTGCCAGTGGTGATTGGGAGTGGAAGAGAGTAGAGCTGCGTTGGTGGCTCTCTTGTGCCCTGTTGCTCGATCCGTGCGCCTGTGTGGTGTTCGGTCTGTTCTGAttattgtccaccgtggcctggtgcttgggctccctgctgcgcggtgttcctcttctcgggctggtgtcgAGGACGTCTCCCTCgactccggcagcggctctagtatctccgtcaacctcccgccgtgcaggtccggacgtgggcggcggaattggttttctgggacagaacctcgtgttcgctgagctggtcttcccacgtagacaatctacgtgctgtgagttacccgttgcctctatttatttattgagtaattttgtgcaatctgctagtattatttacttgggtgtgattgcacaatttGTGGGCGGATTTATTAGCtcaatgatgatagcggtgtagtgagacaacgtgacagtctgggttttagtgtgttgttaattttcagcattgatattatttgtgcctagtcATCTCTTTCACTATATTGTGCAGGCTGATTATTTAAGTTCATTATTGTTCCTTAATTCTTGTGCACACTGTTTTGATCTTGATATTCATGCTTGATTTCTAGGCTTATAATatttgatctaaaaccctgatttggtaagataggactgtcacgttagtcgaggatctttgatcaccacttagcgttggagggctgtttagtgcagcaacccgctattttgagagcaatattttgagataaacaatcatgtttattagtttaatctgccttcttcatctgcaagccatgtttaattataaaatggatctgagtagctattttacatgtttacatgttctagaattgctactgttcattgctgcaataattacatatggcatttgtctgagtgatatgcttgttttattcggaattagtatatttaatatatttaaatatGAAGGAAACATGTCACTTATTCCTCTAAATTTACAACACTTGATGCAAACTCACTCTCACACACTCACAGGCACATAGATCgatgagaggaacagggggagaaagAGGAACCTATACAACTCCTTCGATAGCCTGCTGGCCTGACGTACGACTAGTGCTGATAAGTGGCAGAAGCTAGAGCAAAATTGAGAGTGGTGTATTTAACTTATGGATATATAGAAATTTATTTTACGGGTGTATATATGGTGAAATTTTAACTGATTCTATAGATTTTGTGTTTTTTAGGGTGCATTTGCATCCGCTACCTACAGTGTGTAGCTTCGCCCCGGTGCTGGTAACTGGCTCtatattttacactataaaatttaacagTCAAATAGAACTAGCATCGAGTTTATAactatttatttttaaactaaaattatttAAAGTCCATAACCTATCGTGAAGAAATATTTAGATCGTTATCGATCCATTACCATCGCTCCTCTATATTATTCTCTCTTCTTTGTCCACGCATCTGTGCGCCATCGATCGTAGCTAGCTCATCAACCGCGGGTGATGGATCAATCAATGAATATAATCGCCGTGGTTTTCGACGACGACGGATAATTTTTTTCGTTTGACACGGTAGTCCGGCCGCTGTGTAGTAGTATGTAGCTTGCACAGCAGAGAGAGTGAGGCAACAACAGCTAGCACACGTACACTACTAGCTAGCTCACGAATTTACTGCGTGGATTTTGACTGTTCATGGTTGACAGTTAACAGCCACCTAAACGCCACTGTTAGCCCTCTAGCTAGGTTTCTGTCCGTTGAAATCCAAGGGACGACGACGGACGATATCGGATCAGGCATATATAGCCTTCCATAGCTTTTGATGGTACATAGAGCTCGATCATCACAAGCAACGGAAACCAACAACCGTAGTACGTAGTAGTATATATACATGACGATATGAGCTCTAGATAGCTAATGATTGCATTACGCTAACTAGTAGCGACTAACCGCCACTGCATGCGCAACACCACTGACCACACTGTGTCATGAAATTAAGAGGGTTAGACACGACGACAGAGACCTATAGATGGCCATTTGGCACTAACACGATGGGCCAGCCCAGACACGGCACAAAAAAGCACGGTCCAGGCACGACCCGGTCCGGTTAGTATAGTGCCAGTGCCTGGCACGACACAGCtatagtgccgtgcctgggccactatctcgacccgtagtgctggcaCAGGCACGACACGgttacattttttattttaaaaataatagtttacatatattaagtataagaattcaacatataatacaaTAAAACTGCAGCTGCACTGGTTAGATGGATGCGTTTAAGCCTCTTATATGCACTAGGTTGTGGGTTCGAGCCCTCACAACTACACATGTTTTGCTAAATTCTACAATATACTCAGATGGGCCATAGTGccaccgggccggcccggcacgactaATAGGCTCACGGACCGTGCCTGGGCCGTGGCAGCGGCATGCCGGCCCATCTGGGCACGGCACGCTTCGTAGCCGGGCCTGGCGGGCCGTGCCAGCGTCGGGCCgtgccggcacggcccgtttggccatctatacagaGACCTGAGGAGAAGCAAGGGGAAAAAAAATGGCTAcacgtgactaaagtttagtccctaacatGTTTGGTTGTAGGGACTAAAATTAGTAATATTATACTAAATGACTAATAAGAAGactaaaatggcttttaatattcttttgctattagtacaattgaactaaaCGAGGAGCaaatgtggaattaatatggtttagtctcttttagccaTATCTTGAGGAACTAGGGACTAAATCAATTTAGTCTCTGTTTTAGTCTTACTGTTTAGCAATTTAGTAACTAAATGTGACTAAAATGgatggactaatttttagtcgtaTGCCTTGGAGAGGATTATATTTTGCATGCACGCATGCGGTCTTTGCCCTTCTCCTTCTGGATGGCTACCTAGATAGCCGTGACATGACGGTTCCTGGGTCTGGGTCGCATCGCATGCATCACCCTAGCTAGCTACTAGTATAGCTAGTACAAAGTGCTTGCATGCAAGTAGCTAGCAGCTAGCTAGTAGGCCGCCGGGAGTATCTGTATATATAGCAAGTAaggccccgtttcaatctcacgggataaactttagcttcatgctaaactttagctatatgaattgaagtgctaaagtttagtttcaattaccaccattagctctcctgtttagattacaaatggctaaaagtagctaaaaaaagctgctaaagtttatctcgcgagattgAAACAGGGCCTAAGTATGGATGGAATGGAACGGATACGACAAAGCTAGCTCGCTGTTGATGAGCGCTGGATCGGAGCTAAGCTAACGCTCTGGTTGGATATACTTACTTGTTGGATGTATTCGCCGAAATGGGAAACCTGCCAAGTGCTTGGATTGTGCAGGCACGGTGGCACGTGCAGTGGGCATCTTACTGTATTGGATCATGTTAGATGCATGCATGCCTGCCATGTTGCGAGCTGATTGTTCACAGGCATTCGACGGCGAACACCTAGAATTCAGTCATACACCATATGAACTTCGACAAAATGACACCAGCGGCCACGGTAGCAAGCTAGCAAAGCAACATAGGAACCAATTATATATATTTGACGAGTTCTAATGGCGGATGATGTCGattttgtgatccaaattctgaagaagacGGCTAAATTGACGAGCGAAGCGGAGGCTCCCCCGTCTTCGGGAGGCTTATCTTTTTTTTCCTAATAAGATTTTATTATATTATTACTTTGTGTGTGCATGCATGTGCACTGTATATATATGTCATTTGTACTTTGATGCGAGTGACACCAACAGCTGGTCCATCCAtatgggagaagaagaagaagctagTGCCACACATATGCATTGATCAGCTCTGTACCAGGCTAGCTAGCTGCTTCTTATGTATGCAGGCAGATAGTAGCCAGGGGTAGTAATTATAATTATTATATGAAGCAGCCAGAGAAGAGGACACAAATAAAATAATAGAGACGAGATGggatggatatatatatatatatatatatatataaagaacaCGAATATTAGACCACCATCCTCAAAAGATTCCAAGGCTAGGCGTGTCAATATCTATAGTTAagttgtgtgtgtgtgtatatatataaatTCTACTAATTCCTTATATATACACAGACATATGTATATGATACTATGTACGTAGGTACGTGTATATATATGGGTACGTCCGTACGAGAGCAATATAACGCATGGAGCAAGAGAAATGGAAAACCGTTGGCTTTGTCctctccctttctctctcttaatTTCTACTGCTCGTAGTACGTACTAGCAAGGATGCAGTGCAGCACCTTtcctctgtctctctctctctctctctctctctctcctgcgTCTCTCTCAGGAGTGGGTGGCAAAACTAACCCCCACTGCTACTAGCAGCTAGGAGCTCTGCAGCAGGGCTAGCTAGCCTGCAGTGCACTGACCGACGACTCTTATCTACTAGAAGATGTGGTCGTACCAGTATTGTATtgtgtagagagagagagaaagagctagcagccagcagcagcagcagatacGTACAGGTACAACAAGCAGAGCTATCTAGGTAGGTAgcaacagagagagagagagagtgaagcAGGCAGAGGCAGCAGCATGGAAATGGAATGGTGGCCATATGATTCATGGATGATGGGTGCATGGTGGACGCGATCGAATCGAACGCGATCCCCTCCCCCCTCACCCCCTAATTTCACTCGGATCCATGCCTGTGTGTGCTAGCTGCCGTCGTCGGCCTTGCCTCGCAAAAGTACCCCCAACCCCCCACTATATATAAGTGCAGCGCCTTTCCTCCCCTGCCACCACCAGCTTCCCTCCTAGCTCTTCTCTTTCCTCATCATCGTCTTCCTCCCCTCACATCCTCTGGCCTCTGGTCCTCCACCGTCCTGCTAGCCAGAGCTGCTCTTGTACGCGCAGCTGGCCTCTGTGCATATCACCAGCACACCGCGCAGGGGAAGGAAATTAACAAGAGAAAAGGCAAGGAGAGCAGGCAGGCAAGGAAGCTGCAGAAGCCAAGGAAGGAGAAGGAGGATCATCAATGAGCATCTCGGTGAACGGGCAGTCGTGCGTGCCGCCGGGGTTCCGCTTCCACCCCACGGAGGAGGAGCTGCTCAACTACTACCTCCGCAAGAAGGTGGCCTCCCAGGAGATCGACCTCGACGTCATCCgcgacgtcgacctcaacaagctCGAGCCATGGGacatccaaggtacgtacgtacgCACGGCCGGTCCGGTCCGATCCGGTACCACTGCCTTCTTCAACTTCAAGTTCAAGCACGCGCGCGCGCAGTAGCAGAGCAGCTCGTGGTCGTGGATCAGATCGGATCGGAGCTGGTGCACGACCATGAGAGCACGGACATGAACATGAACAGACCTTGTTGTGAATGCAACTGCCTTAGCTAGCTACCAAGCAAGTACTCTCGTTCGTACAGCAGCATGTATAGCTTATGTTCGTTGATCGACAAAACTAGCTAGCAAACAATCAAACGCGATCGAATTCATCGCGCGCTAACTACTGGCTAacaactgctactactactaaagCCGCTAGCTCCATTCCATGCATGGAAATCGCGCGCAGAGAAATGCAAGATCGGGTCGGGTCCCCAGAACGACTGGTACTTCTTCAGCCACAAGGACAAGAAGTACCCGACGGGGACGCGCACCAACCGCGCCACGGCCGCCGGGTTCTGGAAGGCCACCGGCCGCGACAAGGCCATCTACAACGCCGTCAAGCGCATCGGCATGCGCAAGACGCTCGTCTTCTACAAGGGCCGCGCGCCGCACGGCCAGAAGTCCGACTGGATCATGCACGAGTACCGCCTCGACGAccccgctgctgctgctgctgctggatcCGGTGATGCCGTGGCCAACGACGACGCAGCCGCCACGGTAAGCAAAGCAACGACCCTGATCGCCGTTAATCTCTTCTCTGCACCACCAGTTCACGTACGCCACCATTAATAATTGCCTGCCGTAAGATAAGAAACAATTATATGGCGGTGGTGGTGCAATCATGCGAGTACGGCGACCCGCCTTGATTTGATCCAGCTCCAGGCTCAAGGCTCCGGCCGTATTTTTTTCCGCTCtcttgttttgattgattgatgaGGAGGAGAGAGAGAGCAGTAGGCGCTAGCTACTAGCTAGCTAGGGGAAGGAGGGAGGGACGGACGTAGTAATAATTATTAAACTTTGCCATGTGCCTCATGTGCCCCAAAAGGTAGCAATAATTAACACTGCTGCACTGTTTTTTTTTAATCTGCTTCTTGTCGACTTGTCGTCGGCGGCGATGTCGCGGTGGacaggctgctgctgctgccgccgcgtcGTCGGACGGCGGGCAGGAGGACGGCTGGGTGGTGTGCAGGGTGTTCAAGAAGAAGCACCACCACAAGGAGTCAGGTGGGGGCGGGGGCAACAAGCACGGCAGCAGTAACAGCGAGCATGGGCACGGCGGCGCCGGCAAGGCatcggctgcggctgcggctgcggcgcaccagcaccagcaccatgGAGGCCTGCAGTACTCCTCCAGCGACGAGGCGCTGGACCAGATCCTGCAGTACATGGGCAGGTCGTGCAAGCAGGAGCACGAGCTGGtgtcgccggcgccggcgccgccggGACGGGCGGCGGCGTCCAGGTACCTCCGGCCCATCGAGACCGTTCTGGGCGGGCACGCGTTCATGAAGCTTCCCGCGCTCGAGAGCCCGTCCGCGGCCGCGTCCGCATCGCTGACACAGCCGGCGCAGCACGACGAGCTCTACCGCGCCGCCGGGAACGGGATCACGGACTGGGCCATGATGGACCGGCTGGTGGCGTCGCACCTGAACGGGCAGCAGGCGCCCGCCGCGGCGGACCAGCTCGGCGGCGGCTGCGGCTTCGACGCGGACGCCGGCGCCGAAGACGCGGACGCCGGCCTCGCCTTCTACTCCGCCGCCGCCAGCCGGCTGCTCGGCTCCGGCGGCGGCGCCGGCAGCGACGACGACCTGTGGAGCTTCACGCGGTCGTCGGTTTCgtcaacggcggcggcggcggccacgtCCACGGagcggctcagccacgtgtcactGTAGACGCCGTTcttcgtcgccgtcgccgtcgccttaACTATGTACGTACGTACGTCGTAAGCCCCTACGTGATGACATGGCCAGCATGCCCTGGTGGTACACGTACTAGTAAAGAAGAGACAAACACCAACAGCAGgagcagagagagagaaagaggaaataaAAGAAGGGtctctagagagagagagagtgatttcAGAGGAGGTGATTAGAGTGATGAGAGAGACTGAAAGTAGATCGATGGATCGCTGATTCGCTGATACGATTAAAGCTGGCAGTAAGTTGGAGTGGCACTGTCACTCGGACGCCACATGCATCATCTCTCCTTTCTATAGCTTCATTCTCTCTCCATCATCTCAGCCACTGTTTAATTAACCCCCGGCCACCGATTGTTATTACTATAATATATAACCACAGCATTTTACTAGCAGATTGATACTACATCTACCACTGTTACTATATATTAGATTGTTCATTTCAATATAAttaggagagagaggaggggagtaaTTAATTGACAGCGAGCAGCATGGCAAAAACAGTGTAAGGCGATTATTATTGCTGGTTTGTTTACTAGTACCTACCTACGTACGTGCTGTGGGCGGTGTGTGTGCATGGTGTTTGCAGTTTGCACATGTGCATCCTTTATTTTTAATTATTCCCATGACTATATATATAGATATTAAATATACATGCAGGTTGTATCTATCTATCTATACATACAAATTGCATTTCTGTCTGTCTCTCCCTCTGAATATGAATGATACCCGTGCATTAATTTGTCCGTGGCTGCCAGCTGCATCAATTTCCACCTGTGTGAGATATATATAGTCCTAACCAACACTTGACCAtgcattctttttttttcttggaCAATAGAGCTAATGAGCTATAGGTACCAGCCAGTAGCTAATTTGTAGCTAGCTACAGATAGCCTCTAGAGCGTCCGGCGGCCCTGGCTAGGTGTGTCCTATCATGCATCACCCAGCCATTAACTTTGAATTGCCTTTATCTGCGTTGAATGCATGCATGTATGTATGCCCTCTAACAACAGATGCCATTAGGCCGTCTCGTTTAATTAGGACACTGACACGCGCGTTCTTCAACGTGACACTTTGACATGCAATTTTCGTTACCTCCGCCGCGCGTGTGTGCCAAAGATGATGCCACCATAAGTTATGGTTTAAATGGAGCTATCTTAAAataagggggtgtttgtttgggattataatctacccagattatataatccaacaatttttgaactaactcttagttcaaaaattgttggattatataatctggatagattataatcccaaacaaacacccaCTAAATTTAGCTatcttaatatatatatatatatatagtcaaaTTTAAGATAGTTTTATTACTTGGTATAATCTATCTAGAGTTGCATCCTTTTTATATTATGCAAGTACTTCCCCTGATGAATGTGTTGATGTCAACAATTTTTTGTTACTATGTAACTTTTCATATATGTTAATATAGCCTTAGTTTTTTTCCAAACAACTTGGCCAAATAGAATAGATCCCACATAAAGCGACCAACATTTCAAAttagagggttggacggggtaagTGCCTATGGACATGTTTGAGACAATTTTCTTGAAGAGTTTTTTTTGAGAATATGGATTTCTAGATAATCTAGCTGTCATGAAATTAGAGTTTAGGAAGTGACGAATTCCTCCCGTCGTGATGACTCGACAGATTCTACATTCATGCATGTTGATGTGCGCGATTTTTATCGAAGCAGACTAAGAAGCAAAGCGTTTGTTGGCTATAAGCCAATATTGACAGCCAGAATCTGGTCAAGAGCCGGAATAAACAGGCCCTATGTCTATTAACTTCATGTGGTTACAATTGATCAATTCTCTACTTCTAGTGTTTGAGAAAAAACGTGTCATTTCTTCTTCAAGTAGACTAACTTGGTAATCGAGGTTTTTGTAATATGGAAATCATGCTAATCTTTCATGAGCCATTTTTATATAATTAAACCAAAAAAATTGTATCCAATTTAATTTAACAGTTTGTTGTACCATTGTGAATCCATAGTGGCTAGTTTGCACCTTCTGATGGTGGCACTATCATATTTGACCCCCCCTCCATCCCATTTGTGTGGGAAAATAATTAAATAAACTTATGTGAATCCTTTTTGTGCCAACTTGGGTTACTCTCTAGTCTCTACTTCAACCATGGTTTGCATTGTCTGGCATGTTGGTCTAATCACTTCTACAAAATTTATTTTAGGAGACATCTAGTTTTATTAGCAGATATTGGTGGGTCGATATCATCCGGCTCGGTCAAGAAACCAAATCAGACACCGGCCTCTCGTGCCCTAACCAGGAGCGCAACAATCTTTTGGTTGTGGCCTCATTTCATACTACATATATAAACAAAAGAATAGGGTCGACACATGAACTTGTCAACCCCTCTTTCCCAAACACacatatacacacacacacataagATCGTATTGTCACAGTACCCTCTTCTTGAACACACACATATGAGATCGTATCTATCTCTATGCGATAAGTGAAGGAAATGCCGATGTCGTCATCATCACCATCCTAATGGCCTTGTCCTAGAacccaaaaggtataccgattctAACTTCTTCAGCATAGCTATTGGTTAAGGAGTTTTTTATCCGAAATTTGATCCAAGCCAAAAATATCCCGAACCAAAGCCAAAAAACCTAACCCGAACTGACACGTCTTATAGGGAGGCATGCATGGACAAACCCGATCCGATTTTATAGTAGTCACGTACGGGTCAGATGCATAACCCGGTCCAATTCACAACACTAGCAATGACCAGCAAAAGTAACAGATACTAGCAGTAGCTAGAGTGGACTCAGGTAGTCAGGTAGCCGTAGTACCAAACTATATACCAATGTAAAAAAGCACAACGTGTATGGGTGTCTCTCTCTATCGGTCTTAAGCTGAGCTCGGCCCTCATCGGGAGTCTGGGACCATGACTACACTTTGTCGTGTGCGTAACATAATTGTGCCTGACTGTGTGGACCCCGGCGGCCGGCCGATGAGGGCGACCCTTCTATAtgcatatgcatgcatgcatgcatggctgCTGATGCAGCCCTGCAGCACACAGTGGCCGGCCAGTCGCTTTTGGCCGTGGGGATGCATGTGTGCGCGTGTTGCGTGCGCCGTGCCGGCCGGGGGCTCCCCTGGGCTGGCCTCCGTCTCCGTCCCGTCCATCTCAGACGACCCACCCAGCCACAAAGGTAGGCGCGCGCGCGGGTGCGGCTCCGATCGATCGGCCGGCCCACATCCATGCATGCATCCGCCGGCGCCCGGCCTGCCGGACGACGGACACCACCACCACAGGCCGGAAGAAGTCGGGGACCCAGCCAGCACCCCCCTGCTGGCCTCCAGCCTGCGGCTAGCTACCGATGTACATGCGCATCACTCCTGTGTCTGTACCCTCCACTGCATGCAGCGCGCAGTCTAGCTACTACCATCCATGACTGCTACGAGCTACCATGCCAATGCATGCAGCTCTAGCTGCGTACGTACAGCGTGTAGAGTCGTAGTAGTACACTACAGTTGTCGTCGTTGTACGACTGTACAGCTCAGCACCGACACCGATGCATGCGTACGTGTGCTGCATGCCAGCGTACGTACGTCGTCGTTCGAGTAGGTCCTCCATCGTCtcgcagctagctagctagctacctGGTGTGTCGATTCGATCTAGAGTGCAAACAACCTCTTGCTTGTCTTTTGTGCTGCTAACTGCGCTGCTAGCTGTAGAGAGTAGTCGTCTAGCTAGCTAGTTTATGGGTATACGCGACGACGGGGCCATCCACAACACAGATCGAGGTCATAGCTAGTTAGTAAGTACGCGCAGGAGTACAGCCAGATCGAGCCACAGGTCCAGGTGACATTTTAGACATGAGAGATGCATGAGACGAATTGGTGGTACCTGCCCTGCCCTCTCTTGTATTCATGCATGCGGTTGCTCCGTTGTAGTGGACGTACGATGCATGGCCGGCCGTAGTTTGGCACGTTGCTAGCTAGGCTTCGCCGTCGCCGGGACGGGGTCAAGGGCGGAACCGAACCGCGCAAGGCAATCCGGCGGCCACGACCACGAGCTACCTAGTGTACCTAGCCATGTGAAGAGGCCGGACGACAGAACTGCAGTCTGCATGCAGCGCGGGGGCAGATCCAGGACGTCGGGGACGACAGGATGGGGTACGGTGCCTGGCAAAATAACCCCAACACCCAAGTTCCTTCCTAAACCCTCCCTTTTGTAGCTTTCCCTTCAACAAATGAGCACTTCAAATCTTTGATTTTGAGTTTCTTGTCAGAATCCTTGTTTGAGAGCGTGGGAAAATAAAATTAAAAACTCGGTAGAGCCAAGATCTCCTTATTACAAATATCTCTTGATAATACCTTCACTGCTGGGGTAGACAAGGTATGTGCAAAATTTCGCAAAGTTTGACGCGGTGCTATATATTTGGGTTTTGCCATTGTCTTCAAAAGCTCCTATGTTGAAACTTGCTAAAACTAACTTAACTGTGTTTGGATTTAGGCCGCCTTGGATGTCTACAACAGCTTCCCTATCTCATTCTTTACCTTATCTCCTATTTTACACTTCACTCTGTAAATAGTGTAATCTACAGTGTGTAAATCTCCTATTTCACACGATCTACTACGGACGGACAGACTTAGCGAGGTTTCCTAGTGAAAATAGGCTTCcggttttgaattctaagttactaggtgtcggcgtttcgacccgggggggggggggggtccctgaccgacaagtaaattgtcgccgcgtgtcccagcccagatgggtcggcgcgagacggagcacgaaggggggcaaaagagagggagacaggcgtaaagggggaaacccgcggccttcgtgttgtcctgcgcccaggtcgggtgcacttgcagtagcgggttacaagcgtccgcgtgggagggagcgagaggcctgcacacgccgtcccgtcctccccgcgcggccaaccttccatacgagagccctggaccttccttttataggcgtaaggagagggcccaggtgtacaatagaagatgtagcagtgtgctaacgtgtctagcagagaggagctagcgccctaagtacatgccgtcgtggcagccagagaggttttggcgccctgttcatgtgatgtcgtggccgtcggaggagcgctggag from Zea mays cultivar B73 chromosome 6, Zm-B73-REFERENCE-NAM-5.0, whole genome shotgun sequence harbors:
- the LOC103628975 gene encoding NAC domain-containing protein 43, whose amino-acid sequence is MSISVNGQSCVPPGFRFHPTEEELLNYYLRKKVASQEIDLDVIRDVDLNKLEPWDIQEKCKIGSGPQNDWYFFSHKDKKYPTGTRTNRATAAGFWKATGRDKAIYNAVKRIGMRKTLVFYKGRAPHGQKSDWIMHEYRLDDPAAAAAAGSGDAVANDDAAATAAAAAAASSDGGQEDGWVVCRVFKKKHHHKESGGGGGNKHGSSNSEHGHGGAGKASAAAAAAAHQHQHHGGLQYSSSDEALDQILQYMGRSCKQEHELVSPAPAPPGRAAASRYLRPIETVLGGHAFMKLPALESPSAAASASLTQPAQHDELYRAAGNGITDWAMMDRLVASHLNGQQAPAAADQLGGGCGFDADAGAEDADAGLAFYSAAASRLLGSGGGAGSDDDLWSFTRSSVSSTAAAAATSTERLSHVSL